The following proteins come from a genomic window of Nostoc sp. TCL26-01:
- a CDS encoding S-layer family protein: MRVVPFLFILATGLLNLGMMREAIAQVTSDGTTNTTVNQSGNNFNIINGIEKGNNLFHSFSNFSVPTGSSARFDLKNTPNITTIFSRVTGGNISHIDGLIQTLNSNNPVSLFLMNPNGIVFGQNAKLDISGSFVATTANRIKFADGTEFNATNPGATPLLTMSVPIGLQMGQTPGKITVENTGHRLGPSRFNPPVRSNNPVGLSVSFGNTLALIGSEISLDGGVLTAPSGHIELSSVNSGMVNLNTHLPMWSFDYTNVQQFGDIRFSHQALADGSGTPAGSIQFQGRNISLNDGSAALLNSQGNQDSGDIIVKASELLELKGVGTYGFFNTYLQTTAIGTGMGGDLVVSAPQVLLQDGARIISYYFGAAVGGNVSVDVTDLIRLQGKSSIDPGLNSSITAITGSFVRGRGGEVQIKTRRLQVFEGATLLTASIGTGNAGNSTINASELIEVTGESYLVPSSLLATTLNRGNVGQLTINAPKLVVQDGGSVSNTTLGLGDAGSLVVNVPNITVHGRGAISGTPSRIGARAEILSLAFQNIFNLPAFPTGNSGNLIINTSDLQITDGAIVGVDHQGIGNAGNLDINADQISLDRTGSIIATTKSGEGGSINLQNNILIMRHGSNLTATAGGTGNGGNIAINSPIVLGLENSDIVANAFQGQGGNININTQGIFGLKYRIQSTPENDITASSQFGVSGTVNINNFGVDPNSGLVQLSENVIDPSKLIATGCSANSGSSFVATGRGGVPQNPTQQVTSDVYDGLHLRSWSDIRDLSAFRQTRTATAQIPHSPKAIIQATSWHRNGQGKIELVASKSPAFVQQSLTCAGVTKS, encoded by the coding sequence ATGAGAGTCGTACCCTTTCTATTCATATTAGCAACTGGGTTATTAAATTTAGGGATGATGAGAGAGGCGATCGCTCAAGTAACATCCGATGGTACTACCAACACCACTGTCAACCAAAGTGGTAACAATTTTAATATTATTAATGGTATTGAAAAAGGTAATAATTTATTTCACAGCTTCAGTAATTTTTCTGTACCGACAGGTAGCTCGGCGAGATTTGATTTAAAAAACACACCGAATATTACAACTATATTTAGTCGGGTTACGGGTGGCAATATTTCTCATATTGATGGCTTAATTCAAACTCTCAATAGTAATAATCCCGTCAGTTTGTTTTTAATGAATCCCAACGGGATTGTATTTGGTCAAAATGCTAAGTTAGATATTAGTGGTTCATTTGTGGCAACGACTGCCAATAGGATTAAGTTTGCCGATGGGACAGAATTTAATGCAACTAATCCTGGAGCAACACCTTTATTAACAATGAGTGTGCCAATCGGATTGCAAATGGGGCAAACCCCCGGAAAGATTACTGTCGAAAATACTGGACACCGATTGGGTCCTAGTCGATTTAATCCCCCAGTCCGGAGCAATAATCCCGTTGGATTAAGTGTTTCCTTTGGCAATACCCTAGCATTGATCGGGAGCGAGATCAGTTTAGATGGCGGTGTCTTAACTGCCCCCTCCGGCCACATTGAACTTAGTAGTGTCAATAGCGGTATGGTTAATCTTAATACTCACTTACCGATGTGGAGCTTTGACTATACCAATGTCCAGCAGTTCGGGGATATCCGGTTTTCGCATCAAGCCCTTGCTGATGGTAGTGGGACACCTGCTGGTTCAATTCAGTTCCAAGGGCGAAATATTAGTCTCAATGATGGTTCTGCGGCGCTCTTAAACAGTCAGGGGAATCAAGATTCAGGCGATATTATCGTTAAAGCCAGTGAGTTATTGGAACTAAAGGGAGTTGGCACTTATGGATTTTTTAACACTTATTTACAGACCACTGCGATCGGCACTGGTATGGGAGGCGATTTGGTAGTTTCTGCACCACAGGTATTGTTGCAAGATGGAGCCAGAATTATCTCTTACTATTTTGGTGCTGCAGTCGGGGGAAATGTCTCTGTAGACGTTACCGATTTGATTCGACTACAAGGCAAATCATCTATCGATCCCGGTCTTAACAGTTCGATCACTGCCATAACTGGTAGTTTTGTCCGAGGTAGAGGAGGGGAAGTCCAAATCAAAACCAGACGATTGCAAGTGTTTGAGGGTGCGACGCTGCTCACAGCTAGTATCGGCACTGGAAATGCAGGTAATAGCACGATCAATGCTTCGGAACTGATTGAAGTGACAGGCGAAAGCTACCTTGTTCCTAGTTCATTATTAGCGACCACGTTAAACCGTGGAAATGTTGGTCAATTGACCATCAATGCACCTAAGTTAGTAGTGCAGGATGGTGGTTCTGTCTCAAATACGACATTAGGGCTGGGTGATGCTGGTTCTTTGGTGGTTAATGTGCCTAATATTACAGTACATGGCAGGGGAGCAATCTCTGGAACCCCTAGCCGCATAGGTGCTAGAGCAGAAATACTTTCGCTCGCCTTTCAGAATATATTTAATTTACCGGCTTTTCCCACTGGCAACTCAGGTAACCTGATCATCAACACCTCGGATTTGCAAATTACGGATGGTGCTATTGTGGGAGTTGACCATCAAGGAATTGGCAATGCTGGTAACCTTGATATCAATGCAGATCAGATTTCCCTCGATCGCACTGGTAGTATTATAGCCACGACTAAATCCGGTGAGGGTGGCAGCATTAATCTGCAAAATAATATTTTAATTATGCGTCATGGTAGCAACTTGACTGCAACCGCAGGTGGCACAGGTAACGGCGGCAACATTGCGATCAATTCACCAATTGTTCTCGGCTTAGAGAATAGTGACATTGTTGCCAATGCTTTTCAAGGTCAAGGCGGTAATATTAACATTAATACTCAGGGTATTTTTGGTTTGAAATATCGGATTCAATCGACTCCAGAAAATGATATCACTGCCAGTTCTCAATTTGGGGTAAGCGGTACGGTAAATATCAATAATTTTGGCGTTGACCCCAACTCTGGTTTAGTGCAATTATCAGAGAATGTCATCGATCCATCTAAGCTTATTGCTACAGGTTGTTCTGCAAATAGTGGTAGTAGTTTTGTCGCTACGGGACGGGGTGGTGTACCGCAAAATCCTACTCAACAAGTGACGAGCGATGTCTACGACGGGCTACACCTACGCTCTTGGTCTGATATCCGTGATCTCTCTGCATTCCGCCAAACTCGCACAGCCACAGCACAAATTCCTCACTCTCCAAAAGCTATTATCCAAGCTACTTCTTGGCATCGTAATGGTCAAGGCAAAATCGAGTTAGTTGCTTCTAAGTCTCCGGCTTTTGTACAACAATCATTAACCTGTGCGGGGGTGACTAAAAGTTAA
- a CDS encoding S-layer family protein, whose amino-acid sequence MKVVPFILIVISGLLTPELMLNAILLSSGCANAQVASDGTTNTIVNQSGNNFHILNGIEKGNNLFHSFSNFSVPTGGSASFDLTNTSNITTIFSRVTGGNLSHIDGLIQTLNSNNPVSLFLINPAGIIFGQNAALNISGSFVGTTASSIKFSDRTEFSATNPGTLPLLTMSVPIGLQIGNHPSPIQVQGTGHTLTLSNSRTPITRTPSLTQLQVQPGKTLALLGGTLNLDGANLTAEQGRIELGSLGEAGLVSLVPTTQGYTLEYNNGQTFGDIQLAQKSLLNVSGINAGSVQVQGKHIQLTDSSLVLAQNFGNLPGGNIHLQASVGIDLTGTLTGIRSETLGPGRSGNISVITPRFSLQQGAALNNNTYGTAISGNVQVDASVLEISGFSPINSTGSVINTSTFGSGNAGNVFVNGDSLLVSDGAGLSSISRGSGDSGQVVIRNMDTTVKGSNSAPMGTRISSTAFSLGNAKTITLDTARLYLLDGGAITTSSFAAGHGGDIKINATESIQIIGSNQVINNSGISNSSITSSVVSLSPTLQKRFNVFYGTPIGNAGTVSITTSNLTVKDGGAVSVTNDGSGNGGSINLAADSIELKNQAFIQAKTTSGNGGNINLAVGKLLHLRDNSQITATAGGNGNGGNLNINSPIIVGLENSDIVANAVQGRGGNIQITTQGTIGLQYRPKPTAENDITASSQFGVSGTVQINNISVDPNSGLIELPENLTDSSQQIATGCSNNNTSSFVATGRGGIPQNPTQDVRSDVYDGLRRSTWLDIRNISAYRKTHQLTAQTLGQSQILISATSWHRNAQGKIELIAEKSPTQVQSSLTCAAVTNS is encoded by the coding sequence ATGAAAGTAGTACCCTTTATATTGATAGTGATAAGTGGGTTACTCACTCCAGAACTGATGCTGAACGCGATACTCCTTTCGAGTGGCTGCGCCAACGCTCAAGTAGCATCTGATGGTACTACTAACACTATTGTCAATCAAAGTGGTAATAATTTTCATATACTTAACGGTATTGAAAAAGGTAATAATTTATTTCATAGTTTCAGTAATTTCTCAGTGCCTACAGGTGGCTCTGCTAGTTTTGATTTAACCAACACATCAAACATCACAACTATATTTAGTCGGGTAACAGGTGGCAATCTTTCTCATATTGATGGGTTAATTCAGACGCTAAATAGCAATAACCCAGTAAGTTTATTTTTAATCAATCCGGCGGGGATTATCTTTGGTCAAAACGCTGCGTTGAATATTAGCGGTTCGTTTGTGGGGACAACAGCAAGTAGTATTAAGTTTAGCGATCGCACAGAGTTTAGTGCCACCAATCCTGGTACTTTACCGTTGTTAACGATGAGTGTACCCATTGGCTTGCAGATCGGTAATCATCCCTCACCAATACAAGTTCAAGGTACAGGGCATACCTTAACCCTTAGCAATAGTCGGACTCCTATCACTCGTACTCCTAGTCTCACGCAACTACAGGTACAGCCTGGAAAAACCCTGGCCTTGCTTGGTGGTACTCTAAATTTAGATGGCGCAAATCTAACTGCTGAACAAGGACGAATTGAATTGGGTAGTTTGGGTGAGGCAGGGTTAGTTAGCCTCGTGCCAACCACGCAAGGTTATACACTGGAGTATAACAATGGACAAACTTTTGGTGACATTCAACTTGCCCAGAAATCTCTACTAAATGTTAGTGGAATAAATGCAGGTTCCGTTCAGGTGCAGGGTAAACACATTCAACTTACTGATAGCTCTCTAGTACTAGCACAAAATTTCGGTAATCTTCCTGGTGGCAACATACATCTTCAGGCATCAGTAGGAATCGACCTGACTGGTACACTCACCGGCATTCGTAGTGAAACTTTAGGCCCTGGCAGAAGTGGGAACATCAGCGTCATTACTCCCCGATTCAGCCTTCAGCAGGGAGCAGCATTAAATAATAATACTTACGGAACAGCTATCAGTGGCAATGTCCAGGTGGATGCCTCAGTGCTGGAGATATCTGGGTTCTCGCCCATCAATTCAACTGGTAGCGTAATTAACACTAGTACCTTCGGTTCTGGAAACGCAGGTAATGTCTTCGTGAATGGCGATAGTTTACTAGTATCCGATGGTGCAGGGCTGTCTTCCATATCTCGTGGTAGCGGTGACAGTGGTCAAGTTGTCATTCGCAACATGGACACTACCGTCAAGGGAAGCAACTCAGCACCTATGGGTACTAGAATTAGCTCAACTGCCTTCAGTCTAGGAAACGCCAAAACCATCACACTGGATACAGCTAGGTTGTATCTGCTAGATGGGGGAGCAATTACGACAAGTTCGTTTGCTGCCGGTCATGGCGGAGATATCAAGATAAATGCCACAGAATCCATCCAAATTATTGGTAGTAATCAAGTAATAAATAATAGCGGCATCAGCAATAGCAGCATCACCTCGTCCGTCGTGAGCCTAAGCCCAACATTACAGAAACGATTTAATGTGTTCTATGGTACACCTATCGGTAATGCAGGTACTGTGAGCATCACGACATCAAACCTGACGGTGAAAGATGGCGGAGCTGTGAGCGTTACTAACGATGGTAGTGGCAATGGTGGTAGTATCAACCTCGCCGCAGATAGTATCGAATTAAAGAATCAAGCTTTCATCCAAGCAAAGACTACATCTGGTAATGGGGGTAACATCAACCTAGCAGTTGGCAAGTTATTGCATCTGCGCGACAACAGCCAAATCACCGCCACCGCAGGCGGTAATGGTAATGGTGGTAACCTTAACATCAATTCACCCATCATTGTGGGACTAGAAAACAGCGACATTGTTGCCAATGCAGTCCAAGGACGTGGAGGTAATATTCAAATCACCACACAAGGAACCATCGGCTTACAATATCGTCCAAAACCGACTGCTGAAAACGATATTACTGCTAGTTCGCAGTTTGGTGTCAGTGGTACAGTACAAATCAATAATATCAGTGTTGACCCTAATTCTGGCTTGATAGAATTGCCAGAAAATTTGACAGACTCATCACAACAAATTGCTACAGGCTGTTCTAATAATAATACTAGTAGTTTTGTCGCTACAGGGCGAGGTGGAATACCACAAAATCCCACACAAGATGTGAGGAGCGATGTCTACGATGGGCTACGCCGCAGCACTTGGTTAGATATCCGCAACATCTCTGCATATAGAAAAACTCATCAACTGACGGCACAAACACTAGGACAATCACAGATTCTCATCTCAGCTACTTCTTGGCATCGCAATGCCCAAGGAAAAATTGAGTTAATTGCCGAAAAATCTCCAACTCAGGTGCAATCATCATTAACCTGTGCTGCTGTTACCAACAGTTAA